The following coding sequences are from one Gemmatimonadota bacterium window:
- a CDS encoding thioredoxin domain-containing protein, translated as MAEDKKRGSIFVNALAGLSVLCAVAVTWRLYFPPRAPTPASAKPVFVPEWKQYAEVGHRFGASAPKVTIVEFSDFECPVCRVFTLNALRTVLPSFPNEVAVVYRHWPLAYHRFSYPAARAAECAAAQGQFEPFHYAAFQGQDSLGLLRFEDLAARAGVPDSPKFAACVNLPGNVAAIDADSAAARAIGGSGTPTILLNGWRLPGAPDSAMLHRMITVVLRGGTLDTLTMR; from the coding sequence ATGGCTGAGGACAAGAAGCGGGGCTCCATCTTCGTAAATGCACTCGCCGGTCTTTCGGTGCTGTGTGCGGTGGCCGTGACGTGGCGGTTGTATTTCCCTCCGCGCGCCCCGACCCCCGCCTCCGCGAAGCCGGTCTTCGTTCCGGAATGGAAGCAGTACGCCGAGGTCGGGCACCGGTTCGGTGCGAGTGCGCCCAAAGTGACTATCGTGGAGTTCTCCGATTTCGAATGTCCCGTCTGCAGGGTTTTCACGCTGAACGCCTTGCGAACGGTGCTGCCGAGCTTCCCGAATGAGGTGGCTGTTGTGTATCGGCATTGGCCCCTGGCCTACCACCGGTTCTCCTACCCGGCTGCCAGAGCAGCAGAGTGCGCCGCGGCGCAAGGCCAATTTGAGCCATTTCACTATGCGGCGTTTCAAGGGCAAGACTCGCTCGGGTTGCTCAGGTTCGAAGACCTGGCGGCACGGGCCGGAGTGCCTGACTCGCCCAAGTTCGCGGCGTGCGTCAACTTGCCGGGCAACGTTGCCGCCATCGATGCCGATTCGGCGGCTGCGCGCGCGATCGGGGGATCCGGCACTCCAACAATCCTCCTGAATGGGTGGCGCCTCCCCGGCGCACCGGACAGCGCGATGCTGCACCGAATGATCACGGTGGTGCTCCGCGGGGGTACTCTGGACACGCTGACCATGCGGTGA
- a CDS encoding AAA family ATPase yields the protein MTLEEGLRPGKSEVTLQMGIVAGRVRSDGAHIPSKESRMRLKSLRIQNFRSCRDVQVDFDSYTCLVGANGAGKSTVLAALNVLFRHAAGTPTPVVALAEEDFTLRDTSRPVEITATFADLTSDEREDFKAYFRQDRLIIKAVAHWDEGSRRADVKQFGARLVMREFAPWFRSKEAGEKVSDLKVIYADLRKVHVGLAAAATRDAMEEALRSFEEANAALCSLVDSEDQFYGWSKGENRLRKYLQWVFVPAVKEAVSEQSEAKNTALGELLQRTIRATVDFDGPLETLKAATEVEYAKIVTAQQSALRDVSLALEARLKRWAHPDARLNIEWQADPEKAVALTGPSARASIGEGGFVGEVSRLGHGLQRSFIVALLQELSTGEPKAAPALLLGFEEPELYQHPPQARHLASTLQELAEGNAQVIVATHSPFFASGRHFESVRVLRKSAILVDETTCTQVSMRKVADSLADALGTRPEEPSALLAAIEQILQPSQRELLFCGLPVLVEGEEDVALIAAQLRLSDRWDEFRRLGGHFVLALGKTNLSRPLAICNELEIPAYVVFDGDGPHADDDEKSRENKRRNERDNKCLMRLAELPEADPLSEQVVRSFRLTMWPTTLSRTVQEDMGLELWRKSSERVRDALGLHGVSGKNGLLLAAVYEDAWNNGARSPALAQVCEDILARGSSKLAAPVSPS from the coding sequence ATGACACTCGAAGAGGGCCTCCGGCCAGGCAAATCGGAAGTGACGTTGCAGATGGGCATTGTCGCGGGGCGGGTGCGCAGTGACGGGGCGCACATTCCTTCCAAGGAGAGTCGCATGCGCTTGAAGTCGCTTCGCATTCAGAATTTTCGTTCGTGCCGAGATGTCCAGGTCGATTTCGACAGCTACACTTGCCTCGTCGGTGCAAACGGAGCAGGCAAGTCGACGGTTCTCGCTGCCCTGAACGTTCTGTTCCGCCATGCCGCCGGCACCCCGACGCCTGTTGTTGCGTTAGCAGAAGAGGACTTCACGCTCCGTGACACGTCAAGACCGGTTGAGATTACCGCAACCTTTGCCGATTTGACCTCAGACGAGCGTGAGGATTTCAAGGCCTACTTTCGACAGGACCGACTGATAATCAAGGCCGTCGCCCACTGGGATGAAGGAAGTCGACGGGCGGATGTCAAACAGTTCGGCGCGCGACTTGTTATGCGCGAGTTTGCCCCGTGGTTCCGGAGCAAGGAAGCAGGGGAGAAGGTGTCCGACCTAAAGGTTATCTACGCGGACCTTCGCAAGGTGCACGTCGGGCTGGCTGCTGCGGCGACACGAGATGCGATGGAGGAGGCACTGCGGTCTTTTGAGGAGGCGAACGCTGCACTGTGCAGCTTGGTTGATAGCGAGGATCAATTCTACGGCTGGAGTAAAGGAGAGAATCGGCTGCGCAAGTACTTGCAGTGGGTCTTCGTTCCTGCTGTCAAGGAAGCGGTGTCAGAACAATCAGAGGCAAAGAACACTGCTCTAGGCGAGCTTCTGCAGCGGACGATCCGGGCGACAGTTGACTTTGATGGACCGCTTGAGACTCTCAAGGCAGCAACCGAGGTAGAGTATGCTAAGATCGTCACAGCGCAGCAGTCGGCGCTGCGTGACGTCTCCCTGGCCCTGGAAGCACGTCTGAAGCGGTGGGCTCATCCTGATGCTCGACTCAATATTGAGTGGCAGGCCGATCCCGAGAAGGCGGTAGCACTGACCGGCCCATCAGCAAGGGCCTCAATCGGCGAGGGTGGCTTCGTTGGTGAGGTGTCGAGACTCGGGCATGGTCTTCAGCGTTCATTCATCGTGGCACTCTTACAGGAGCTGTCTACCGGTGAACCGAAAGCCGCACCTGCCCTCCTGCTTGGATTCGAGGAGCCGGAGCTGTACCAACATCCACCGCAGGCTCGTCATCTCGCCTCGACGCTGCAAGAACTGGCGGAAGGAAACGCTCAAGTCATCGTCGCGACGCACAGTCCCTTTTTCGCATCGGGTCGGCATTTCGAGAGTGTCCGCGTATTGCGTAAGTCGGCAATCCTCGTCGATGAGACCACGTGCACGCAGGTGTCAATGCGGAAGGTGGCGGACTCGCTGGCCGACGCTCTTGGGACCAGGCCAGAGGAGCCATCGGCACTCTTGGCCGCTATTGAGCAAATTCTTCAGCCGTCGCAGCGGGAGCTTCTATTCTGCGGACTACCTGTGCTGGTGGAAGGAGAGGAGGACGTGGCTCTAATTGCGGCGCAGCTACGCCTCAGTGACCGATGGGACGAGTTTCGCCGTCTAGGGGGGCACTTCGTACTGGCGCTGGGCAAGACCAACCTGAGCCGCCCATTGGCCATCTGCAACGAACTAGAGATCCCCGCCTACGTTGTGTTCGATGGAGATGGCCCCCATGCGGATGATGACGAGAAGTCCCGCGAGAACAAGCGCCGGAACGAGCGTGACAACAAATGCTTGATGCGCCTTGCTGAACTGCCCGAGGCTGACCCACTTTCTGAGCAAGTCGTTAGAAGCTTCCGGCTGACGATGTGGCCGACAACGCTATCCAGGACAGTGCAGGAAGACATGGGCCTAGAACTGTGGAGGAAGTCCTCGGAGCGTGTGCGAGATGCACTTGGTCTGCACGGCGTGTCGGGAAAGAACGGGCTACTGTTGGCTGCCGTTTACGAGGACGCCTGGAACAACGGTGCTCGCTCGCCAGCCCTCGCCCAGGTGTGCGAGGACATCCTAGCGCGTGGAAGCAGCAAACTTGCAGCGCCAGTGTCCCCAAGCTGA
- a CDS encoding 6-bladed beta-propeller yields the protein MRPSISPCTRIAALVILLATLFVRPASAQQRWRLVEDLRIGGADTGAASFNDIRALAVDGKGQIFVLDLQALEIRVFDPRGRFVQRIGRNGEGPGEFRSPNGMLVAPDGKIWVNDIGQERMVVFDTRGKPATHLRPSSWGSVGFGKPPSTRMVGSSRRFARAEGAWSVASIRRRRASIRCACLTASSWPTPAIGCRAIARRRAAVEPSSSPFAPSTLFQLDGAGAIWCGSGSEYHIMAIELGTGAIRFDQTRKEAPAPIPAAARDSAIAFIRKLAERAPPGTIDVSRIPRTYPTVRALDLDDEGRVWAWVRRPGKAEIDVWSRTGTRLATMAAPPVPDVGRFVVVRGGKLYAVERDTDGVPFVVRYALVKR from the coding sequence ATGCGTCCATCGATTTCGCCGTGCACCCGAATCGCAGCTCTGGTCATCCTCCTCGCCACGCTCTTCGTTCGACCTGCCTCAGCGCAACAGCGCTGGCGCCTGGTCGAGGACCTGCGGATCGGCGGTGCAGATACCGGCGCCGCTTCATTCAACGACATTCGGGCCCTGGCCGTGGACGGCAAGGGACAGATCTTCGTACTCGACTTGCAGGCGCTGGAAATTCGCGTCTTCGATCCGCGCGGACGATTCGTGCAGCGGATTGGCCGGAACGGCGAAGGGCCTGGAGAATTTCGGAGCCCGAACGGGATGCTCGTCGCGCCGGACGGCAAGATCTGGGTCAATGACATCGGCCAGGAACGGATGGTGGTGTTCGACACCCGCGGCAAACCCGCGACGCACCTGCGACCTTCGAGCTGGGGTTCGGTGGGATTTGGGAAGCCACCTTCGACCCGCATGGTCGGCTCCTCGAGACGCTTCGCTCGAGCAGAGGGAGCGTGGTCGGTCGCTTCGATCCGAAGACGGCGCGCGTCGATTCGCTGCGCATGCCTGACTGCCTCCTCATGGCCGACGCCCGCGATTGGATGTCGAGCTATCGCACGCCGACGGGCGGCGGTGGAACCTTCGTCGTCCCCCTTCGCGCCGAGCACCCTATTCCAACTCGATGGTGCGGGTGCGATCTGGTGTGGTTCCGGATCGGAGTATCACATCATGGCGATCGAACTCGGCACCGGCGCGATCCGATTCGATCAGACGCGCAAGGAAGCGCCGGCGCCGATCCCCGCGGCGGCACGCGACTCCGCGATCGCGTTCATCCGGAAGCTGGCCGAGCGCGCACCGCCAGGCACGATCGATGTCAGTCGGATTCCGCGCACCTATCCGACGGTGCGTGCGCTCGATCTGGACGACGAGGGGCGCGTCTGGGCTTGGGTGCGACGTCCAGGGAAGGCGGAGATCGACGTGTGGAGCAGGACGGGGACTCGCCTCGCCACGATGGCAGCGCCGCCCGTTCCCGACGTCGGTCGGTTCGTGGTCGTGCGCGGCGGGAAGCTCTACGCAGTGGAGCGGGATACGGATGGGGTGCCGTTCGTGGTGCGGTATGCGCTGGTGAAGCGGTAG
- a CDS encoding DUF2442 domain-containing protein, with amino-acid sequence MARTQVSDADILAQIPAARRRARAGQPVAAEARFDRAGRCLRIGLTNGTVLSVPIDLVPPLRHATDRELAGVTVGVAGVSLRWERLDEDLGLSALAHLALGRGLLLRASGAAGGAARTTAKAQASRANGALGGRPRKADVPR; translated from the coding sequence ATGGCTAGAACTCAAGTGTCAGACGCCGACATCCTCGCGCAGATCCCTGCGGCGCGGCGGCGAGCGCGTGCCGGACAGCCCGTCGCGGCAGAGGCGCGCTTCGACCGCGCCGGGCGGTGCCTCCGGATCGGGCTCACGAACGGCACCGTGCTGTCGGTGCCCATTGATCTCGTACCACCGCTCCGGCACGCGACCGACCGGGAGTTGGCCGGCGTGACGGTCGGCGTCGCCGGGGTGAGCCTTCGCTGGGAGCGCCTCGACGAGGACCTGGGTCTCTCCGCGCTGGCGCATCTGGCCCTCGGTCGCGGCCTCCTGCTGCGCGCCTCCGGCGCAGCCGGCGGTGCCGCGCGAACCACCGCCAAGGCCCAAGCCTCCCGCGCCAATGGCGCACTCGGCGGGCGCCCACGCAAGGCCGACGTCCCTCGGTAG
- a CDS encoding DUF4440 domain-containing protein — MSSVRRPSILVAFTACLAAAPVCAQEVAPLRGAPEVLPTIALPSELDRVLRDYERAWRAGDVSALVALFTSDGFVMQPGRPPARSHAALAAVYRGQGGGLLRLRPLAYATADSVGYIIGAYGYGDDPADQGKFTLTLRRNSAGRWLIASDMDNGSRPTGRPSSPPAPPANIR, encoded by the coding sequence ATGAGCTCGGTCAGGCGCCCAAGCATCCTTGTTGCCTTCACGGCCTGCCTCGCCGCCGCACCGGTTTGTGCGCAGGAGGTGGCGCCGCTTCGTGGCGCGCCCGAGGTGCTGCCAACCATCGCGCTGCCGAGCGAGCTCGACCGCGTGCTGCGCGACTACGAGCGCGCCTGGCGGGCGGGAGATGTCTCGGCCCTGGTCGCGCTCTTCACCAGCGACGGCTTCGTGATGCAGCCGGGGCGCCCGCCGGCCCGCAGCCACGCCGCGCTGGCCGCCGTCTACCGCGGACAGGGCGGCGGCTTGTTGAGGCTGCGTCCGCTGGCGTATGCCACTGCCGATTCCGTCGGCTACATCATCGGGGCCTACGGCTACGGCGATGATCCGGCCGATCAGGGGAAGTTCACGCTGACGCTGCGCCGCAACAGCGCGGGGCGCTGGCTCATCGCCTCGGATATGGACAACGGCAGTCGGCCGACAGGGCGTCCATCATCTCCGCCGGCTCCACCCGCCAATATCCGCTAA
- a CDS encoding DUF4160 domain-containing protein, whose product MPTVLKTDGFILRVHGPPREHPPPHVHVERGHDELVVIRLGTATSPPAVWAVYRMRNADVLRAFRLVETHHALIDAAWRKLHG is encoded by the coding sequence ATGCCGACGGTCCTCAAGACGGACGGCTTCATCCTCCGGGTCCACGGACCGCCGCGTGAGCATCCACCGCCGCATGTCCATGTCGAACGCGGTCATGATGAGCTCGTCGTCATTCGGCTCGGGACGGCGACGTCACCCCCGGCCGTCTGGGCGGTGTACCGAATGCGGAATGCCGATGTGCTTCGGGCGTTCCGCTTGGTCGAAACCCACCATGCGCTGATCGACGCGGCGTGGAGGAAGCTGCATGGCTAG
- a CDS encoding DUF5343 domain-containing protein has product MAVLPYVTAPGNVERALKGIRAAATPDSVSQDFVKTILGIKGGSGNQMTAYLKKIGLATADGTPTDVYKKLRNSATEGWAAAQALKIGYGPLFTRNEYMYKLSDEELKGLIIEETGAGEDSSSVPLALACIKHLKKLAKWDATAAESGVSQAETVERPTAVRGAQVSLAGFGLNLGYNINLNLPATSDPAVFNAIFRALKEHLLRSTDA; this is encoded by the coding sequence ATGGCAGTTCTGCCCTACGTGACAGCACCAGGCAACGTCGAAAGGGCTCTCAAAGGAATAAGGGCGGCCGCGACGCCCGATTCCGTCAGCCAGGACTTCGTTAAAACGATCCTAGGCATCAAGGGTGGATCTGGAAACCAGATGACTGCGTATCTCAAAAAGATCGGGTTGGCGACAGCCGACGGAACCCCGACTGATGTGTACAAGAAATTGCGTAACAGCGCTACCGAGGGCTGGGCGGCAGCCCAGGCGCTCAAGATTGGTTATGGGCCGCTGTTCACTCGAAATGAATACATGTACAAACTCAGCGATGAGGAGCTGAAGGGCCTAATTATCGAGGAGACGGGTGCAGGGGAAGATTCGAGCTCAGTCCCCCTAGCGCTCGCGTGCATCAAACACCTCAAGAAACTAGCCAAGTGGGATGCCACAGCAGCCGAGAGCGGGGTGAGTCAGGCGGAAACAGTCGAACGTCCCACTGCTGTACGGGGGGCCCAAGTGTCACTCGCTGGGTTCGGTCTGAACTTGGGCTACAACATCAATCTCAATCTTCCCGCTACATCTGATCCCGCTGTCTTCAATGCAATTTTTCGAGCACTCAAGGAGCACCTCTTGAGAAGTACAGATGCATAG